The Lysinibacillus irui sequence TGCAGAGGCGTAATAGGGTTATTAATATAGTTTAAAGATAACCCCTACTAGGGAGTACACAATGACTGTTGAGAATAGTATTGTCATATGGAATAGTGAAAAGACAAACATTTTTGTAGCCCATTTCACTTGATCTGTATTACTGTGATAACCATAAATACTCATCGCGAGCCAAGCAATACTTAATATTAAAGCCACAAGCATAATGCCTACACTTAACGAGCCAAATAAAAAGCTTGATAAAATCAATAAGATTAAATAAAAATTAGTTTGATAATACGTACGGCGCATTCCTTTTACAACAGGTAGCATTGGCACACTAGCTGCTTCATAGTCTATACGTTTGCGAATCGCAATGGCATAAAAGTGAGGCATTTGCCAAATCACCATCACAAAAAATAAGCCTAGTATTGCAGGGTGCGTAACGTCTGAAGAGACAGCAGACCATCCAATTAATGGTGGTACTGCACCACTAATACTGCCAATTTCCGTATTATATATCGTACGACGTTTTGTCCACATTGTGTATGGGACAACATATAGGAATACACCTAATAACCCAAATGCAGCAGCTAATGGTGAAGCAAGTGCTAACACAGCTACTCCAATAATTAACATGACGACAGCTAATGATAAAGTCGATTTCGCTGACATTTCCCCTGTTACAGTTGGTCGATTTTGTGTACGGGGCATAATTGCATCAATATCACGGTCATAGACATTATTAAATGCCCCTGCTGCTCCAATTACAAGGGCGGAACCGATTGTTGAAAAAATGATTTCAGGTATATTGTCTATAAACGCCATTTTATTTTTGTACATGCCTAGCGTTAAACCAGCCCACATAGGAATTAAATTGGATTTAATAATCCCTGTTTTGACTGTTTGCGCTAAAATAGTAGAGCGTGATGAATTCCCACGTGAGGATTGCGGTTTATGCTCCGTTTTCAGATTTTGTTCCATTCATTTTAATTCCTTTTCTCCATAATTTCTAAACGCTTCCCTCGATACGAAGCGACAAAATTTGCATCTAGCACATCAAATTATTATTTTACCCCTTTTAGATGGGTTCTGTCTCTATGTTCACATAAAGTACATGTTTTCATCTAATAAAGCACGCTCATTCACAACATCTTCTATGATACCACCGACTGACATGAATTTGAACCTTCTTGACTCGATTCTTCCAATCACTATTGGAGAAAAATAATTTAATACAATGTTTCATGTTGAAGCAACTAAAAAAACCGAGACAATATTTTGCCTCGGATTTCTACTTATTGAATTTCTTCCTGTAGTTGCTGTGCTAAAAACGTCACAAGGTCACGCATATTTTCTGGCGTTACACCATGTCCATCTGGATATTGTTTAAATGTCACCGTAGCACCAAATTGTTCAAAGATCTCTTTGCTTTCCATGCCCCATTGAGAAGGTATTACATAATCATAATCTCCGTGTGAAATAAAAGCATGCAAATGGTCTACAGAGCGGATGGCATATTCCTCAGTAACAAATTTTGGTGTATAGCCACTTAATGCGATGATCCCAGTCACTAAATTCCCCATAACAAAGGCAAGTGATTGAGCTAATACTGCACCTTGGCTAAAGCCTAATACAAATACTTTATGAGGATCAATTTGATATTCATCAATGGCCTCTAATATAAATCGTTGTAATGCCACTAACACTTTATCGAAGATAGCACGATCTGGTTGCCCTACCTCTTGAATGGTGAAAAATGCATAGCCAGGATGTTGGGTAATTGGCCCTCGTAAACTAAAAATATGACATTGCTCTTTGAATTCCTGCACTAACTGTGGTAAATCATCCTCATGACTGCCCATACCATGCAGTAAAAAAATAGCTGGGTATTTTTTAGTAGGGTCCATATTTGTTGGTTGTGTATGTTTAAAAGTAAATGGTGTATTCATTCAATCAATTTCCTTTCACGTAAACCTTTGTAACAAAGTTAGCATAATTTCGTTTTATTAATCAATCCATCTGTATGGTAAGCAATATAACCATTAACAATACGGATAGTCTCTTGTGGATCTGCGTCAAAGAGAATTGTTGATTGCTCTGGCGTTGATACAAGAACAGTTAATAAATCCATGCGCATGGAATGACCAGCAGAGCTATACGCATAGTCATAAATAATCGCTTCTTCCGTCATGCCTTCCGTCTCATACTGCTTGTGGAATAAGTCCTTTGCTGCATCTAGTTGCTCTGCCACTTGTTGACGAATTCTCATCTGATGCATTAATAATTCCTCTTCCAAAGCTGCAGGCTCTAGCCACTTTTTCGCTTTAAGCATTTTTAAAAATTCTTGCTCCCACGCCTGTTCATTTTCAGTAAAATAAAGCATATTAACCATTAGCATATCCCAAAAGTCCGTTGACGTTTTAGCTGATTGTCGCTGCATGGCAATTGTTTCTTTAAAATGCTCTTCTACTTTTGTGATATTCATATTGCGAACTAAATGATTACAAACGTTTTCAATAAACTTATTTGCCACTTCTTGTGCCATAAAAATCCGTCCTTTATATCTACAAATCATTTTCTTTCTTATCATACCATGATTGTGAAATATGGCAACGAACCCAGCTCACTTGATTTCTAAGTAAAAAGGATGTCTCCGTAGCTATTGGAAACATCCGATTATCTTATGAGAAAACATAGCTATCCATATTGTTGATTGTATTTTGAATGGCATCTTTCAATGATTTTTGCTCTTCGCCACAAGAAGCCAGCGCATCCTCCAAAGTGAGTGCCGCATTCGCCATAAATGGAGCCATTTGCAGATCCTTGGCTAATTGAATAAGTACAAGAGCTCTATTCCATTTCCAACGAGGATTTGTGGGATCTAGCTGAATCGCTTGCTCCAAATAACCAAGCGCATCGAAAGGTATCCAGCCAAAGCGGTGCATCGTCTGCCCTGTGATCCCCCAATAGACAGCTTTATCTGGATTTTCCTTCACTGCTTGTTGGAAGCAGTGAACACTCTCATTGTAATGATGTGCAAATAAGAACAGCTCCCCTTGTGTAAAAAAGGATTGTGCTTTATCTGATGGTGTTCCTGTTTTCGCCACTTCCTCCAATTGCTGAATACGCTTTGCAAATGCCGCTTCATCTTTTATTGCACGTATTTCAGCTACTAGATCAGATTCTGGATAGCTTTCGTCAGCTCGTTCTATATGCTGAACTTCTAAATGAGCAGTTGGCTTTGGATAGTGATCCAATTCATACTGTTCTAATAAATTGATATATTTTTGTGCCAGTGCTTTTTCCTCTTCATTTGTTACCTTCTTCGCTAATTCATAGCATTTCATTAGCTCGCCATTATAAAAATATTCATCCATTGACATTGACATTTCCTCCAGTGTACAACTTTTCAGTATTTTTAGTATACACTACAAAAACAAAAAGAGATTGTATCAAAATTTGACACAATCTCGCTTTTCTCTATTTTTTTAACACTACAGTATTTAAGAATGTTCTTAAATCTTCTTCTTTAAGAGCTCCTACAAAGCGATTTACTTCTTTACCATCTTCGAAACGAATAAATGTTGGCGTTGCTTCAATATTATATTTCTCCCATAAATCTTCATATTCATAGACATTCAATTGTGCAATATCAACACCTAATTCATCAGCAATTGGCATTAACTCTGGTGTAAATGCTTGACAGTGTACACAAATTGGACTGAAGAAGTAAGCATTGACCGGTTCACCCGCTTTAATTTTAGCTTCTAGTTCATCTGGTAACATAATGTTTTGATAGTTTTCATCATCTAATTGATCAATTGTTTCTTGTTTTAGCTTTTTATCGCCATAGGGGTTGTTTGCACTTTCTAACTTACTTTTGTTTGAGACATTGGTAAGCACAATAATTGCTGCAAATAAGACAACAATAACGGAACCAATAATTAATAATTTTTTCACTAAAGTAGTGACCTCCTTTTTCACACTAAAAGCCTAGTTTTAGTGTATTCGCGATTGATTATAAAGTTTTTCAAAAACCTAGTAAACTAATTTGCCTTTAAATGAAGATATTTCACATTTATAACATAATTTTAAGTGAATTTGGGAACATACATAATGAGAGTTCATGCAAAATTTGAATGTGGGGTGATTAAATGAAAAACTCGTTTCAGCATGTGTTTCAAATTTATTCAAAGGATATTCGCAACATTGTTACAAACTGGGTTGTAGCTGTCATTATAGGAGGGCTCATCTTCCTTCCATCTCTTTATGCCTGGCTTAATATTTATGCCTCCATGGACCCATACGCCCACACATCTAATATGAAGATTGCTATTGTAAATGAAGATACTGGAACAAATGTCCGAGGGGATACAATCAATGTCGGAAAGGAAGTTATAGAAAATTTACGGACAAATAAAAGTTTTACTTGGGAGTTAGAAACGGAGAAAAAAGCGATTGATCATTTAAAAAATGGCGATTACTTTGCCGCCATAGTCATTCCCAAAGATTTTTCCGAAAAGCTAACGTCGATTCTTACAGATCAACCAACGAAAGCCCATATCGACTATTATGTAAACGAAAAAAAGAATCCTATTGCCCCTAAAATAACAAGTAAAGGAGCAAGTGTTCTTACTCAGCAGGTTTCGAATGAATTTGTATCGACTGTTAATGGCACTCTTTTTTCTATTTTTAATACAATTGGCGTTGAAATGGAACGTGATATTCCTGATTTCCGCAAATTTGAAAACTATGTCTTTACCATAGAACAGCATTTACCTGATATCAACTCATTTTTAACACAAGCATCTAAGCAAGGAAAAGATGCCAATCAATTATTGAATCAAGCTCTTACACAAATACCCCAAGTGGAACAATTGACAACGGACGGTTTAACGACCATTCAGAAGGGTTTACATTTAGTAAATGAAGCGGATGCTCTATTTAATGAGCTATCTCCAGTTATTAAAAAGGATGTCGCAACTGTCCAACAGATTGCACAACATTTTTCAGATATCATTACTAAATTAAATAATATTAACGTCGATCCAACTTCTATTGCAGAAAAGAAAGAGGCAATTAAAAATCAATTGACAAAGTCCAAAGATAACATAAGCAATAGCATTCAAACGCTGGAAGCATTGCAAAAATTAATTCAAGCAGATGCTACCACTCGTAAGCAATTGGTTGATTCCTTAACTGCTGTCATCACTTCTTTACAGGAAAGTAATGCCGAAGACAACCAACAACTCATTGAACAGCTTACAACGATTCGAGAAGCCTTACAGCGTAATCCAAGCTTTAATGATTCAACTACAGGCGCACTTAACGCATTACAACAATTGCACACTTTACATGATGATGTTCTAAATAAAATAGAACAAATAAAGCCTATTGATAAAGAAGTCATCAAACAAGATGTCGCTGCCATACAACAAATCGCACAAAACGCAACGGCCAATTTGCAAAAATTTCTATCGTACTATAACGATAGTTTAGAACCGCAACTTCGATCGACGTTATCTAGTGCTCAACAGACATTAACGAATGCTTCGACGATGCTGACCAATGTAAAACAATTCATTCCTCAGGCAAAAGATAAATTAACACAGGCCAAAAATACACTAGGAACAGCCAATAATGCCATTC is a genomic window containing:
- the cyoE gene encoding heme o synthase — encoded protein: MEQNLKTEHKPQSSRGNSSRSTILAQTVKTGIIKSNLIPMWAGLTLGMYKNKMAFIDNIPEIIFSTIGSALVIGAAGAFNNVYDRDIDAIMPRTQNRPTVTGEMSAKSTLSLAVVMLIIGVAVLALASPLAAAFGLLGVFLYVVPYTMWTKRRTIYNTEIGSISGAVPPLIGWSAVSSDVTHPAILGLFFVMVIWQMPHFYAIAIRKRIDYEAASVPMLPVVKGMRRTYYQTNFYLILLILSSFLFGSLSVGIMLVALILSIAWLAMSIYGYHSNTDQVKWATKMFVFSLFHMTILFSTVIVYSLVGVIFKLY
- a CDS encoding alpha/beta hydrolase, yielding MNTPFTFKHTQPTNMDPTKKYPAIFLLHGMGSHEDDLPQLVQEFKEQCHIFSLRGPITQHPGYAFFTIQEVGQPDRAIFDKVLVALQRFILEAIDEYQIDPHKVFVLGFSQGAVLAQSLAFVMGNLVTGIIALSGYTPKFVTEEYAIRSVDHLHAFISHGDYDYVIPSQWGMESKEIFEQFGATVTFKQYPDGHGVTPENMRDLVTFLAQQLQEEIQ
- a CDS encoding tetratricopeptide repeat protein, whose product is MSMDEYFYNGELMKCYELAKKVTNEEEKALAQKYINLLEQYELDHYPKPTAHLEVQHIERADESYPESDLVAEIRAIKDEAAFAKRIQQLEEVAKTGTPSDKAQSFFTQGELFLFAHHYNESVHCFQQAVKENPDKAVYWGITGQTMHRFGWIPFDALGYLEQAIQLDPTNPRWKWNRALVLIQLAKDLQMAPFMANAALTLEDALASCGEEQKSLKDAIQNTINNMDSYVFS
- a CDS encoding thioredoxin family protein — protein: MKKLLIIGSVIVVLFAAIIVLTNVSNKSKLESANNPYGDKKLKQETIDQLDDENYQNIMLPDELEAKIKAGEPVNAYFFSPICVHCQAFTPELMPIADELGVDIAQLNVYEYEDLWEKYNIEATPTFIRFEDGKEVNRFVGALKEEDLRTFLNTVVLKK
- a CDS encoding YhgE/Pip domain-containing protein, with the protein product MKNSFQHVFQIYSKDIRNIVTNWVVAVIIGGLIFLPSLYAWLNIYASMDPYAHTSNMKIAIVNEDTGTNVRGDTINVGKEVIENLRTNKSFTWELETEKKAIDHLKNGDYFAAIVIPKDFSEKLTSILTDQPTKAHIDYYVNEKKNPIAPKITSKGASVLTQQVSNEFVSTVNGTLFSIFNTIGVEMERDIPDFRKFENYVFTIEQHLPDINSFLTQASKQGKDANQLLNQALTQIPQVEQLTTDGLTTIQKGLHLVNEADALFNELSPVIKKDVATVQQIAQHFSDIITKLNNINVDPTSIAEKKEAIKNQLTKSKDNISNSIQTLEALQKLIQADATTRKQLVDSLTAVITSLQESNAEDNQQLIEQLTTIREALQRNPSFNDSTTGALNALQQLHTLHDDVLNKIEQIKPIDKEVIKQDVAAIQQIAQNATANLQKFLSYYNDSLEPQLRSTLSSAQQTLTNASTMLTNVKQFIPQAKDKLTQAKNTLGTANNAIQKIQTEFPTLSSKIKELANKLRTLEEEADIAEIVQLLKNDVNAERDFFEEPIKLKEHRVFPIANYGTAMTPFYTVLSIWVGCLLLISLLSVNLHGDTSYSIREIYFGRLLTFATFSFIQTLIITIGDIFLLDGSIQAPAYFVLFGLFISLVFITVVYTLVSVFGNVGKALAIVMLVLQIAGSGGTYPIELLPRFFQLINPFLPFTYAIEMMREAVGGIIWTSVWTDLIFLIGFWFIFILFGFFLKKLLSEKMEHFMNKTRGLDIFH